A stretch of DNA from Actinomycetota bacterium:
CCGCCGGGCAGCGCCGCGCGGATCTGGGCCGCCAGGCGCCCGCGCTCGCGCTGCTGCTGCTGGTGCTGGGTGCTGCTGCAGCGGCGGTGCTCGCTACCGGCGGGGTGATGCTGCACCTGTACCTGGATGGGCGGCGGCGGCGGTTCGAGCTCGCCGTGCTCGACGCGCTCGGCGCGCGCCACCGGGACCTGTGGCTGCCGCTCGCGCTGGAACACGCCGTGCTCGTCGGCTGGGGGGTGCTGGCCGGTGGCGCCGTGGGGCTGGCCACCGCGCTGGTCGCCCTGCCGGCGGTGCCCCAGTTCCTGGACCCGCCGAGGGTGCCGCCGGCCCTGCACCTGCCCGACTGGCCGGTGCTGACCGTCGGTGCCGGGCTGGCCCTGGCGCTCGTCGCCGCAGGTCTGTCGCTGGTCGTGGCGGGGCTGGTGCGCGCGGCCCGGCCCGAGCTGCTGCGGGAGGAGGTGCTGTGACGCCGCCGGCGCGTGGCAGCCTGGTCGCCTGCCGGGACCTGTTCCAGATCTACCGGCCGGCCGGCCACGAGGTCGTCGCCCTGCAGGGCGTCGACCTCGACGTCGCTCGGGGAGAGCTGTTGGCGTTGCTGGGCCCGTCGGGCGCCGGCAAGTCCACGCTGCTGGCGCTGGTCGGGGGCCTGGAACGTCCGGCCGCGGGCCGGGTGTGGGTGGACGGCCAGGATCTCGCGCGCCTGCCGGAGGCCGCGCTCACCGCGTTCCGCCGTGGCCGGGTCGGCTTTGTGTTCCAGACCCCGGCCCGCAACCTCCTGCCGTACGCCAGTGCCGCGCAGAATCTCGAGCTGCCCATGCGCCTTGCCGGCGTGCCGGCCGCGCGCCGTCGCGAGCGGGCCCGCGCGCTGCTGGCGGCGACCGGCCTCCAGGCCTCGGGCAGCAGGTCGGTCCGTTCGCTGTCCGGTGGCGAGCAGCAGCGGCTCGCCGTCGCCGTGGCGGTCGCGAACGAGCCGCCGCTGCTGTTGGCCGATGAGCCCACCAGCCAGCTCGACCGCGCCAATGTCACACGGGTGCTGGAGCTGCTGCGGGTCCTGCGGGACCAGACCGGCACCACGGTCGTCATGGTCACCCATGATCG
This window harbors:
- a CDS encoding ABC transporter ATP-binding protein gives rise to the protein MTPPARGSLVACRDLFQIYRPAGHEVVALQGVDLDVARGELLALLGPSGAGKSTLLALVGGLERPAAGRVWVDGQDLARLPEAALTAFRRGRVGFVFQTPARNLLPYASAAQNLELPMRLAGVPAARRRERARALLAATGLQASGSRSVRSLSGGEQQRLAVAVAVANEPPLLLADEPTSQLDRANVTRVLELLRVLRDQTGTTVVMVTHDREAAGAMDRTVSIRGGRVGAEGRGGVEYAVVGPTGLVQLPAHALEVLPPGARALVEVGDGPVLLHPVEPPDGTSR